From a single Dysidea avara chromosome 14, odDysAvar1.4, whole genome shotgun sequence genomic region:
- the LOC136244298 gene encoding BCAS3 microtubule associated cell migration factor-like yields MSLRSTATRKTPNVVTVTAEDSRDHGVLGGMFDYLHGVVSSSRQTQGEETRERILWARFETTDFNDPALPQNERVIKENKPLPLILILGYVTGYSVWSIQGDGEAKELLSIHEGQSRFATILKTPYPWMRDEFADKRPIIAVAMKKGISHPYAKASFRSLQSGEEVKNIEIDNKTQCPIVNILSNRSVVVVVRSRECIVVVNAATLLPSFHIKNNYKSDTFPYNPVSLGTRWLAYADRKLSSKHQSRGGMSSGLAPTYKSTVISAAKMVGKGMAKLGDTVYQWMGSAETKSSSSQQQITQSGTVVNAIVTILDLEELSRRGKTNDVILESLNREEAVIANFPAHAGEDCKIGALAFDPSGTLLVTACTLGHSFHIFRILPYPLLSSQTTVHHLYTLHRGDTDGTVQDIAISNDSRWISVSTLRGTSHVFPITPYGGNITTRTHTGDKVVNQWSKFQTTAGLDEMVKRSNPNDTSSTSGSSPPNYASAVVPSVYTWGNPRSPPLPSPLQLEAMAQIKQPYIAPDTANNTASSVIDELPTLQRSDAICIAAIFASTRTRPSPNKAASTKAADSLFILGANGILTEHMLTPQKAEGAPEGDDAPIELHHKPELEWNLLRKPEWTKPSTPYTPDNSLVIAFNENQKQQDKGHLQIPQSDSEWLANIEIETHPPPHRRLWMGPQFKFKTYQATTNNSLNQDSQSQVEDMKFHNREVQFDDSSSYSMQCDVFGRSAELSLTPLTLQRHLLLDTPDTTQLELQSLLLTHEDEKQSNDKKQSDDNVLEVFGSYKDIKPTLEVAMGDKNMHQDLVHAIDDVDTPEMLKDLVHAIDDVGAPEQKNL; encoded by the exons ATGTCTTTACGCTCAACTGCCACCCGGAAGACGCCGAATGTAGTCACAGTGACTGCAGAAGATTCCCG GGACCATGGTGTGTTGGGTGGAATGTTTGACTATCTTCATGGTGTAGTGTCTTCGTCACGACAG ACACAAGGAGAAGAGACCAGAGAGAGAATTCTCTGGGCTAGATTTGAGACAACCGATTTTAATG aCCCTGCTTTGCCGCAGAATGAGCGGGTAATCAAGGAGAACAAACCACTACCCTTGATCCTTATATTAGGATATGTTACAGGTTATTCTGTATGGTCAATTCAG GGAGATGGTGAAGCAAAAGAGCTGCTGTCAATCCATGAAGGACAATCTCGATTTGCCACCATATTGAAGACCCCTTATCCCTGGATGAGGGATGAATTTGCTGATAAAAGACCTATAATTGCTGTGGCAATGAAAAAAGGAAT ATCTCACCCATATGCTAAAGCTAGCTTCAGATCATTACAAAGTGGAGAAGAAGTTAAGAATATAGAAATTGATAATAAGACTCAGTGTCCGATTGTAAACATTCTCAGTAATAGGAG TGTGGTGGTAGTTGTCAGAAGCAGGGAATGTATTGTTGTAGTAAATGCTGCTACACTTTTACCAAGTTTTCATATAAAAA ATAACTACAAGTCGGACACATTTCCATATAACCCAGTGTCCCTGGGAACCCGATGGTTGGCTTATGCAGACCGTAAG TTGTCTTCCAAACACCAGTCAAGAGGTGGCATGTCCAGTGGTCTTGCCCCAACCTACAAGTCTACAGTGATCAGTGCTGCTAAG ATGGTGGGTAAAGGCATGGCAAAGCTCGGTGATACAGTCTACCAGTGGATGGGATCGGCTGAGACTAAATCATCCTCATCTCAACAA CAAATCACACAGTCAGGAACAGTGGTGAATGCTATAGTTACTATTCTTGACTTGGAAGAGCTCAGTAGAAGAGGCAAAACAAATGAT GTGATACTAGAGAGCCTGAACAGAGAAGAGGCAGTAATTGCCAATTTTCCTGCACATGCTGGAGAAGACTGTAAAATAGGAGCATTAGCATTTGACcctag TGGTACACTGCTGGTGACAGCCTGCACACTTGGTCACTCGTTTCACATCTTCCGTATACTTCCATATCCACTGCTTTCATCACAGACTACAGTACACCACTTGTACACCCTGCACAGAGGAGACACCGACGGGACA GTGCAGGATATTGCCATCAGTAATGACAGTCGGTGGATAAGTGTTAGTACTCTTCGAGGGACTAGCCATGTGTTCCCTATCACACCATATGGAG GTAACATCACTACCAGAACACATACTGGTGACAAGGTTGTGAACCAGTGGAGCAAATTCCAGACCACTGCTGGTCTAGATGAGATGGTGAAGAGAAGCAACCCAAATGACACCTCCTCAACATCTGGATCATCACCTCCAAACTATGCATCAGCTGTTGTACCCTCAGTATATACTTGGGGTAATCCCCGTTCCCCTCCCTTGCCATCCCCACTACAGTTAGAAGCAATGGCACAGATAAAGCAACCCTACATTGCACCAGATACCGCTAACAACACAGCTAGTTCAGTTATTGATGAGTTGCCAACACTACAAAGAAGTGATGCTATTtgtattgcagccatttttgctTCAACAAGAACTCGACCATCTCCAAACA AAGCAGCATCCACAAAGGCTGCTGACTCACTATTTATATTAGGGGCAAATGGAATATTAACAGAACACATGTTAACACCACAAAAAGCTGAAGGGGCCCCAGAAGGAGATGACGCACCTATCGAACTCCACCACAAACCTGAACTAGAATGGAATTTGCTTAG GAAACCTGAATGGACCAAGCCAAGTACACCTTACACTCCTGATAACTCCCTTGTCATTGCCTTCAACGAGAATCAAAAGCAACAGGATAAAG GTCATCTACAAATCCCTCAATCTGATAGTGAATGGTTGGCTAACATAGAGATTGAGACACACCCACCACCACATAGACGACTATGGATGGGACCACAGTTTAAATTTAAAACATATCAAGCCACCACAAACAACAGTCTTAATCAAGACAGTCAGTCACAAGTAGAAGATATGAAATTCCACAATCGCGAAGTGCAGTTTG ATGATTCAAGCAGTTACAGCATGCAGTGTGATGTATTTGGACGATCTGCTGAACTGAGTTTAACACCACTCACACTGCAGCGGCACTTGTTACTGGACACACCAGACACTACCCAGTTGGAATTACAAAGCTTACTACTGACACATGAAGATG AAAAACAATCAAATGACAAAAAGCAATCAGATGACAATGTGTTAGAAGTGTTTGGCTCGTACAAGGACATCAAACCAACATTGGAGGTAGCTATGGGAGATAAAAATATGCATCAAGATCTTGTGCATGCTATTGATGATGTGGATACTCCTGAAATGTTAAAAGATCTTGTGCATGCCATTGATGATGTAGGTGCTCCTGAACAGAAAAATCTGTGA
- the LOC136244137 gene encoding histone H2B-like — MPGKQVTASKKGEKKAGGKAKMASSDTKKRRKTRKETYSIYIYKVLKQVHPDTGISSKAMSIMNSFVNDIFERIAVESSRLAHYNKKSTITSREIQTAVRLLLPGELAKHAVSEGTKAVTKYTSSK, encoded by the coding sequence ATGCCCGGAAAGCAAGTGACTGCAAGCAAGAAAGGAGAGAAGAAGGCTGGCGGAAAGGCCAAAATGGCCAGCAGCGATACCAAGAAGAGGAGGAAAACCAGGAAGGAGACCTACTCCATCTACATCTACAAGGTGTTGAAGCAAGTCCACCCTGACACTGGAATCTCCAGCAAGGCCATGAGCATCATGAACTCTTTCGTCAATGACATCTTCGAAAGGATCGCTGTTGAATCTTCCCGCCTTGCTCACTACAACAAGAAATCCACCATCACCAGCCGGGAAATCCAAACTGCTGTGAGGCTTCTCCTGCCTGGAGAACTTGCCAAGCATGCCGTGTCTGAGGGCACCAAGGCTGTCACCAAGTACACCAGCAGCAAGTAA
- the LOC136244304 gene encoding histone H2A-like: MSGRGKGGKARSKAKSRSSRAGLQFPVGRIHRMLKGGNYAERIGAGAPVYLAAVMEYLAAEILELAGNAARDNKKQRINPRHLQLAIRNDEELNKLLAGVTIAQGGVLPNIQAILLPKKATTPGGKKSSQSQEY; this comes from the coding sequence ATGTCTGGACGTGGAAAAGGAGGAAAAGCCCGCAGTAAGGCCAAGAGCCGTTCCAGCCGTGCTGGACTTCAGTTCCCTGTTGGCAGAATTCATCGTATGCTGAAGGGAGGCAACTACGCTGAGAGAATCGGTGCTGGTGCTCCAGTGTACCTGGCCGCAGTTATGGAATACCTTGCTGCTGAGATCCTTGAACTGGCTGGGAACGCTGCCCGTGACAACAAGAAGCAAAGGATCAACCCTCGTCACCTTCAGTTGGCCATCAGAAATGATGAAGAGCTAAACAAGCTCTTGGCTGGAGTGACCATCGCTCAAGGAGGTGTTCTCCCCAACATCCAAGCCATCCTCCTCCCCAAAAAGGCTACCACTCCTGGTGGCAAGAAGAGCTCTCAGAGCCAGGAGTATTAG
- the LOC136244303 gene encoding B-cell CLL/lymphoma 7 protein family member A-like isoform X1, with protein MISSRGLRFETRNRVRDEIRKTLLPSNKVRKWEKRWVELGLANSLKVYKWIPVKEDQPDDDKNQPKQQELEPVVTAVTNESTEIMIDSGNTSQSQPIEDLIKPSNSLPTDILASNDADSFAANSTTSVTSLIATSESNNSSDNKVEERSSRSPTQQSSANRDRSRSPH; from the exons ATGATTTCTAGTCGAGGACTTCGCTTTGAGACAAGGAACAGAGTACGAGATGAAATCAGAAAGACTTTGCTACCGAGTAACAAAGTTAGAAAGTG GGAGAAGAGATGGGTAGAACTTGGGCTAGCTAACTCACTAAAAGTATACAAATGGATTCCAG TGAAAGAAGACCAACCAGATGATGATAAAAACCAACCA AAACAACAAGAATTAGAGCCAGTTGTCACTGCTGTTACCAATGAATCAACAGAGATCATGATTGACTCTGGGAACACCTCTCAGTCTCAACCAATAGAAG ATCTTATCAAACCATCCAATTCGTTACCCACTGATATTTTAGCTAGCAATGATGCTGACTCATTTGCAGCAAATTCCACCACTTCAGTGACTTCACTAATAGCAACTAGTGAATCTAATAACAGTTCAGACAACAAA GTAGAGGAGAGATCATCAAGATCACCAACTCAACAGTCATCTGCTAATCGTGACAGATCAAGATCACCACATTGA
- the LOC136244303 gene encoding B-cell CLL/lymphoma 7 protein family member A-like isoform X2, with protein MKSERLCYRVTKEKRWVELGLANSLKVYKWIPVKEDQPDDDKNQPKQQELEPVVTAVTNESTEIMIDSGNTSQSQPIEDLIKPSNSLPTDILASNDADSFAANSTTSVTSLIATSESNNSSDNKVEERSSRSPTQQSSANRDRSRSPH; from the exons ATGAAATCAGAAAGACTTTGCTACCGAGTAACAAA GGAGAAGAGATGGGTAGAACTTGGGCTAGCTAACTCACTAAAAGTATACAAATGGATTCCAG TGAAAGAAGACCAACCAGATGATGATAAAAACCAACCA AAACAACAAGAATTAGAGCCAGTTGTCACTGCTGTTACCAATGAATCAACAGAGATCATGATTGACTCTGGGAACACCTCTCAGTCTCAACCAATAGAAG ATCTTATCAAACCATCCAATTCGTTACCCACTGATATTTTAGCTAGCAATGATGCTGACTCATTTGCAGCAAATTCCACCACTTCAGTGACTTCACTAATAGCAACTAGTGAATCTAATAACAGTTCAGACAACAAA GTAGAGGAGAGATCATCAAGATCACCAACTCAACAGTCATCTGCTAATCGTGACAGATCAAGATCACCACATTGA